The Manduca sexta isolate Smith_Timp_Sample1 chromosome 17, JHU_Msex_v1.0, whole genome shotgun sequence genome includes a window with the following:
- the LOC115450677 gene encoding U11/U12 small nuclear ribonucleoprotein 48 kDa protein — protein sequence MNKRESDLADIKSFIAETDKELTLLLQSLQWDRQHLLQGKPLVQCKYDPGHRIPEEIKEKHEEQCFYKKEGYNEDELLPEPFDSSADTLVKLSNAEIHKMLCESTIADQYLGRGEGCKGVLPMSLGRLQATYSPAERRVIHDAVVAAAPACHDLSDLTLISGKEESGKTFRMTRMEILAELRDMKRRRIKYRVASKTRNYSDVLRDVIRSQMELYTGEEPQPMPNVIRGEDPHDKTQKNGKRTKEVRVPDQRENERKNWMTRNHKYGDQMRYEERNRNENSFGSGVSRPNTSRIYGHHRDGRYNTEFRDYGNSFREREPITNERYRQERQRIHARLPYSGNSSTGVQRKYNAVGYRYENEVSNKGKSSKTLEETRHSAHKDYKKEKEQRYEDVITGSGNTSREGERKSQSTKEEHRYEREWKYDRESRDTGNSSKEDDKSKHSTSETYLHKKERKHEKESRDKRKEGKYDKNKNYEPGIHHDGKDIEDKRNRRDSRDDRPHNEKRKREFQFSY from the exons atgaataaaagagAAAGTGATCTAGCggatataaaatcatttattgcgGAAACCGATAAAGAATTGACTTTACTTTTGCAAAGTCTCCAGTGGGACAGACAACACTTGTTGCAG GGTAAACCTTTGGTTCAATGCAAATATGATCCAGGACACAGAATACCTGAGGAAATCAAAGAGAAACATGAGGAACAATGCTTTTATAAGAAAGAAGGTTACAATGAGGATGAACTGCTTCCAGAGCCATTTGATTCCTCTGCAGACACATTAGTTAAACTAA GCAATGCTGAGATACATAAGATGTTATGTGAATCGACAATAGCCGATCAGTATTTAGGAAGAG GAGAGGGATGCAAGGGCGTGTTGCCGATGTCGCTGGGTCGGCTGCAGGCGACATACAGCCCGGCCGAGCGGCGCGTGATACACGACGCCGTcgtcgccgccgcgcccgcctgcCACGACCTCTCAGACTTGACTTTAATCag TGGTAAAGAAGAGTCTGGCAAGACGTTCCGGATGACCAGGATGGAGATCCTGGCAGAGCTGCGCGACATGAAGCGCCGGCGCATTAAGTACCGCGTCGCTTCCAAGACGCGTAACTACTCAGACGTGCTGCGGGACGTTATTAGATCACAG ATGGAGTTGTACACGGGAGAGGAACCTCAGCCGATGCCAAATGTTATACGAGGCGAAGATCCACAcgacaaaacacaaaaaaatggAAAGAGGACAAAAGAAGTTAGAGTTCCAGACCAAAGagaaaatgaaagaaaaaattggaTGACACGAAATCATAAGTATGGCGATCAAATGAGATACGAAGAGAGAAACAGAAACGAGAATTCATTTGGAAGCGGAGTGTCGAGGCCCAATACTAGTAGAATATATGGACACCACAGGGACGGGAGATACAATACAGAATTTAGAGACTATGGGAACTCATTTAGGGAAAGAGAGCCTATCACAAATGAGAGATATCGCCAAGAAAGGCAAAGAATACATGCTAGGTTACCATATAGTGGAAATTCATCTACAGGTGTTCAAAGAAAGTACAATGCGGTCGGGTATCGTTACGAAAATGAAGTTAGCAATAAAGGAAAATCGTCTAAAACATTAGAAGAAACACGACACAGTGCAcacaaagattataaaaaagaaaaagaacaGAGATATGAAGATGTAATAACAGGTAGTGGGAATACATCTAGAGAAGGAGAAAGAAAGAGCCAGAGTACAAAAGAAGAACATCGATATGAAAGAGAATGGAAATACGATAGAGAATCTAGAGATACCGGGAATTCGTCTAAAGAAGATGATAAAAGTAAACACAGTACAAGCGAAacatatctacataaaaaaGAGAGAAAACACGAAAAGGAATCAAGAGATAAGAGGAAAGAGGGgaaatatgacaaaaataaaaattatgagcCTGGGATACACCATGatggtaaagatatagaagacAAACGCAATCGACGCGACAGTCGTGATGATCGGCCGCATAATGAAAAACGGAAGCGCGAATTTCAATTCTCATACTAA